The genomic region TAATCATCGGACAGCTGTAAAGAAATACCCTGGGAGGGACAGGAAATGAAAATCGGAAGAATTAGTTTTAGCAAGTTTAAAAAGAAGCGGATGGAACCCCTGAACACTTACTATAACCCCGACGACTGGGCTTCGGCTTACAATTACAGCAGTCGCTGGCGGCGTAAAAAGACCAGGGGGGGCGGCTGGAAAACCTTCTATCGTATCGTTGTTGCCCTGGGTATTTTTGCCGTGCTGCTGGTAATCAAGGAATCACCGCACCCCTGGAGCCAACAGGCCAGAAATTCTTTAAAGGTAGCCTTAACCACTGAATGGGACATAACCCCGATGCTGGATAAGGCGGTGGAGATTGGTCTGAAAACCGTCAATATGGATTGGCCCCTGTTCCATGAACTATCTAACCAGGCTGTGCCGGCCATGACTGAGAAAAAACAGGAAGCGGCCTGGACTATTCCTGTTTCCGGCCACCTGGTGCAGGAATTTGGCTGGGTGAAAAACCCCGAAGATAACCTGGAGCGGTTTAACTCCGGCATTGATATTGCCGCGTCTGCCGGGTCACCGGTGAAGTCGGTGCAGCCGGGTAAAGTAAGCCGCATCGGCAGCGACCGAACCTACGGGGAATTTGTACTGGTTGAACACCGCAGGGGTGAATATGCCCTCTATGCCGGCGTCACCGATATTACTGTATCAGAGGGAGAGCAGGTCGAGGCAGGCCAGGTCATCGGCAAGGTGGCCCAGCCGGATAAAGGGGACCCGGTATTGCACTTTGAGGTGCGGGAGAATGACAAGTTAGTTGACCCCTTAAGTAAAATAAGCCTCTCTTCCTTGCAGAGCGAATCAAATAATCAAGACAAGGCAGCGGCAAAGAAAGAAACAAAAGATAATAGCAAGTCACAGGAGACCACCAAACAATGAAGCTGGGGCGGTTCCTGGGTATAGAAGTCCGTTTTAACCTGCTGTTTATTGCCCTGCTGGGTTTGTACTTTGCGGCCGGCGTGTTGGAACGGGGTTTAATCATCTTTGCCGTGGTGTTGTTGCACGAACTGGCTCATACCCTGGCCGCCAGGCTACTGGGGATTAGAGTCATTGACATCGAAATTCTGCCCTTTGGTGGTGTGGCCAGAGTGGGCGGGGAAATGAGCATCGATCCACCGAAGGAAATCATGGCCTCCCTGGCCGGTCCCCTGGCTAACCTGGTGCTGGTGGGATTAACAATGGGGCTGAAGAATTATGGCCTTTGGTCACAGGAATTAGGACCCTTTTTCTTGCAAATCAATCTTATGTTAGCCGCCTTCAATTTACTGCCGGCACTACCTCTGGACGGCGGCAGAATTCTGCGGTCCGTACTGGCGGTGCAGATGGGTGTTTCCCGGGCCACCCTGGTGGCAGCCAGGTTAGGACAGGTTGTGGCGGTGCTGGTGGCCGGTTTGGGGATCATTGGGGTACTAAACATGATGTGCGGCCTGGATATAGTGATCATCGCCATGTTTGTCTTTTACTCCGCTACTCAAGAGTTGCGCCTGGCCCCTTACCTATTTGTCCGGCACCTGGCCCAAAAGAAAGAAGAATTAACCAAGGCCGGTGTTTTACCGGCGGAGCAACTGGTGGCCCGGGAAGATGTGACCTTAAGGGAGATTGTCCAGTTGTTTGTGCCCCAGAAATTTCACCTGGTGATGTTGTTAGACAAGCAGATGCAATATTTGGGCCTGATCAGTGAGGCCCAGGTGGTGGACGCCCTGTTTACGCACGGCATGCACTACCCGCTGGGGGAGTTAATTAAGAAAAAATCCTAACCCAATTTTATAAACAATTCCCTGACCCAAGTCAATTGGGTCTGTTGTTTTTGGTAGCGGGTAATCTTTGCAGGATTTAATCTTTAGCATGTAGAAAGATTCTCCAGGAATATTTTTCCCGGCTGGTTTTGGCAATAATAAATTATGAATGCAATTATTTATGTTGCTACAGTTGCGTTAATATTGGAGGCAGATAAATGCAGAAATTAGATAAGATACTGGCCCGGGTGCAGAAACCCGGTCGCTATGTCGGCGGTGAATGGAACGCTGTTAAAAAGGACTGGGATCAGGTTGACGTCAAGATGGCCTTTGCCTTTCCGGATGTCTATGAAGTGGGGATGTCACACCTGGGCCTGCAAATCCTTTATCATGTG from Desulfotomaculum nigrificans DSM 574 harbors:
- a CDS encoding M23 family metallopeptidase — protein: MKIGRISFSKFKKKRMEPLNTYYNPDDWASAYNYSSRWRRKKTRGGGWKTFYRIVVALGIFAVLLVIKESPHPWSQQARNSLKVALTTEWDITPMLDKAVEIGLKTVNMDWPLFHELSNQAVPAMTEKKQEAAWTIPVSGHLVQEFGWVKNPEDNLERFNSGIDIAASAGSPVKSVQPGKVSRIGSDRTYGEFVLVEHRRGEYALYAGVTDITVSEGEQVEAGQVIGKVAQPDKGDPVLHFEVRENDKLVDPLSKISLSSLQSESNNQDKAAAKKETKDNSKSQETTKQ
- a CDS encoding M50 family metallopeptidase, producing MKLGRFLGIEVRFNLLFIALLGLYFAAGVLERGLIIFAVVLLHELAHTLAARLLGIRVIDIEILPFGGVARVGGEMSIDPPKEIMASLAGPLANLVLVGLTMGLKNYGLWSQELGPFFLQINLMLAAFNLLPALPLDGGRILRSVLAVQMGVSRATLVAARLGQVVAVLVAGLGIIGVLNMMCGLDIVIIAMFVFYSATQELRLAPYLFVRHLAQKKEELTKAGVLPAEQLVAREDVTLREIVQLFVPQKFHLVMLLDKQMQYLGLISEAQVVDALFTHGMHYPLGELIKKKS